The Rhodothermia bacterium genome includes a region encoding these proteins:
- a CDS encoding pentapeptide repeat-containing protein, with protein sequence MSVQKKISNVQLRIATWQHTQWLASSSIKRLGKKLDLRSTDLHKRDLSGQNLSQSSFKEADLSASKLDGATLDEVQFSDANLQEASLTGISAKRAFFEKANLVEAKLINADVQFSNFDFAQLDRCNFGSANLRGSSFKNASLCQVDLHACLIDQANLSNADLREANLSGMDLTSVNLMGANLEKTNLTGANLRGANLKNTNLHGAILTGVNLQGANLEGVILDEISLVNANLIGINLKGARIQKSDFRAAKLHDANLSGALISGTDLSYAEFERVNMAESLLEHVTCYRTRFRDAVFTQARLNHSNFHSADLTYCNMGGVRFAFTNLNEANLEGANLQSCHLWGVSLEQANLAQAVLTKSLIERTNLTKAKLVGVILKGVSMPNVVFDHVVLDGMNLEKADLRQASLLGTSLRGANLEGANFQNASLHSANLSHSNLRNANLKGANLWRINLEEALLDNADLRGCKLDEANLKHATMVAADLTGASLLRTNLEFADLSSALLNQANLDESSLKKAVLEAAEMVNASCDKADFSELQLNKTKKLFANFRQANLEQANLAGLNLQGFDFRGANLSQANLQDCNLQKANFEHANLSGALLRNVNLLQTRLSGANLQRIDLQHTHLSNLVLNNTNLEKANFSFASLNQCSFQEASLREAIFEHANFLQCNLERARFEHTVLNNASFKACNLAQSNFRNAQMERGHIDQCGASSAIFDMALMTNITISTSNLNEANFAHATLSQAKFHNLFLKSTVFERADLKDATFSHIELLQTNFKEARLERVAFKNVRFKQVIFDKAHLDEADCSTLSFESVSFQEAILRDTKFPLTHFVDCQFRGASCVKTKFAGATFFDCKLPQTLMSQTNFNNARFWFPDFTGSVFSGANLTDTTFKKAQLAHCRFEKVKMERMNFRDQILEKIAFEECDLSNSFFQGTNIKDVTFEKTLLNGTNFEGAIFTRVRLHLAKLRGTVLREAQLTQIEAPYSDFQGSDLQGAVFENTNLQQANLQLINGQMLIFKHCELRGTNFSGSKLAFAQFNHLHLTDCNFQRTDLWKAELSECQIQSCFFQEANMAEANLSGSEINESHFAFTLLNGVKALRAKIQQSNFKGASMEQAVFSQTEIQNTMFDQAFMGQVNFEKARLFRSSFERADLKGSLLNGTQVSRCDFRHSKLTEANLSHAKWEHVKLDGANMIMTQVQTAVFEDTDLKAARLHFTQLPENVTTPPNATTPPMVVLSKIESGGKR encoded by the coding sequence ATGTCTGTTCAGAAAAAAATCTCGAACGTCCAACTGCGTATCGCCACTTGGCAACACACACAATGGTTGGCCTCGTCCTCTATCAAGCGATTGGGGAAAAAATTAGATTTAAGATCAACAGACCTTCACAAGCGGGATCTGTCTGGTCAAAATTTGTCCCAATCCTCGTTCAAAGAGGCCGATCTTTCCGCCTCAAAATTAGACGGGGCAACTTTAGATGAAGTCCAGTTCTCAGACGCTAACCTTCAAGAAGCCTCGCTTACGGGTATTTCGGCGAAACGTGCGTTTTTTGAGAAAGCCAACTTGGTAGAAGCCAAATTGATCAATGCCGATGTTCAATTCTCAAATTTTGACTTTGCCCAACTTGATCGCTGCAATTTCGGTTCGGCAAATTTGCGCGGAAGCTCTTTCAAAAATGCCAGCCTTTGCCAAGTAGATCTACATGCATGTTTGATAGACCAGGCCAACTTGTCTAATGCTGATCTACGCGAGGCCAATTTATCGGGAATGGACCTCACGTCCGTAAACCTGATGGGGGCAAACTTAGAAAAAACAAACCTTACTGGCGCAAATCTAAGAGGTGCAAATCTTAAAAACACCAACCTTCATGGTGCTATCTTGACAGGCGTTAACCTACAGGGCGCCAATTTAGAGGGCGTCATTTTAGACGAAATCTCTTTGGTTAATGCAAACCTGATCGGAATAAATCTCAAGGGCGCACGCATCCAAAAGTCGGACTTTCGGGCCGCAAAACTCCACGACGCCAATCTATCGGGAGCGCTCATAAGCGGGACAGACCTCTCCTACGCCGAGTTTGAACGGGTAAACATGGCCGAATCGCTCTTGGAACATGTAACGTGTTATCGTACCCGATTTCGTGATGCCGTTTTCACCCAAGCACGGCTCAACCATTCCAATTTCCATAGTGCCGACCTCACGTATTGCAACATGGGTGGTGTCCGGTTCGCCTTTACCAACCTAAACGAAGCCAATTTGGAGGGCGCAAACCTACAGTCTTGTCACCTTTGGGGTGTTAGCTTAGAACAAGCCAATTTGGCACAGGCCGTGCTAACCAAATCGCTGATCGAACGTACCAACCTCACTAAAGCAAAATTGGTAGGGGTTATTTTGAAAGGTGTTTCCATGCCAAATGTGGTCTTTGATCATGTCGTTCTGGATGGGATGAACTTAGAAAAAGCCGATCTACGCCAAGCAAGTTTACTTGGGACGAGTTTGCGCGGTGCTAATTTGGAAGGCGCTAATTTTCAGAATGCCTCCTTGCACAGTGCAAACCTATCGCATTCAAATCTGCGAAATGCAAATCTAAAGGGTGCTAATTTGTGGCGTATCAACCTCGAAGAAGCCCTATTAGACAACGCTGATCTGCGCGGCTGCAAATTGGATGAAGCCAACCTAAAACATGCCACCATGGTTGCCGCTGACCTTACTGGGGCCTCGCTCCTGAGAACAAATTTAGAGTTTGCAGACTTAAGCTCGGCTCTCCTGAACCAAGCGAACTTAGATGAGTCGTCCCTAAAAAAAGCAGTATTAGAAGCAGCAGAGATGGTAAATGCGTCTTGCGATAAGGCTGATTTTTCGGAACTCCAACTGAATAAAACCAAAAAACTTTTTGCAAACTTCCGTCAAGCAAACCTTGAACAAGCCAATCTTGCTGGCTTAAATCTCCAAGGCTTTGATTTTAGAGGGGCAAATCTCTCCCAAGCAAATTTACAAGACTGCAACCTCCAAAAGGCAAATTTTGAACATGCAAATCTTTCCGGTGCACTTCTTCGGAATGTTAATTTATTACAAACTCGTTTATCGGGAGCAAATTTACAACGGATTGACCTCCAACATACGCACTTGTCCAACCTTGTGCTAAACAACACCAATTTAGAAAAAGCAAATTTCAGTTTCGCCTCCCTTAACCAATGTAGTTTTCAAGAAGCTTCCCTGAGAGAGGCCATCTTTGAACATGCCAACTTCCTTCAATGTAATTTGGAGCGCGCAAGATTTGAACACACCGTCCTCAATAATGCTTCTTTCAAAGCCTGCAACTTAGCACAAAGCAATTTTCGGAATGCGCAAATGGAGCGCGGCCATATTGACCAATGCGGTGCAAGTAGTGCAATTTTTGACATGGCTTTAATGACCAATATAACGATTTCAACATCAAACCTTAATGAAGCTAACTTTGCACACGCTACCCTTTCTCAGGCCAAGTTCCACAACCTGTTCCTCAAATCAACCGTTTTTGAACGGGCTGACCTGAAAGATGCCACATTTAGCCATATAGAACTGCTACAAACCAACTTTAAAGAAGCACGATTGGAGCGCGTGGCCTTCAAAAATGTCCGGTTTAAACAAGTCATTTTTGATAAAGCACACCTCGATGAGGCGGATTGTAGCACCCTAAGTTTTGAATCGGTCTCCTTCCAAGAAGCAATCTTACGAGACACTAAATTCCCCCTTACCCACTTTGTGGACTGCCAGTTCAGGGGTGCATCATGTGTTAAAACCAAGTTTGCCGGTGCAACTTTTTTTGATTGCAAGTTGCCACAAACGCTCATGTCGCAAACCAATTTCAACAATGCTCGCTTTTGGTTCCCGGATTTTACAGGAAGTGTCTTCTCTGGTGCAAACTTGACCGATACCACCTTCAAGAAAGCCCAACTTGCCCATTGCCGCTTTGAAAAAGTCAAGATGGAACGGATGAACTTCCGAGATCAAATCTTAGAGAAAATCGCTTTTGAAGAATGCGACCTAAGCAATTCATTCTTCCAAGGAACCAACATTAAAGATGTCACTTTTGAAAAAACTTTGTTAAATGGTACAAATTTTGAGGGTGCTATCTTTACTCGGGTGCGACTCCACCTTGCCAAGTTGCGCGGAACTGTATTAAGAGAAGCACAACTGACCCAAATTGAAGCACCCTACTCCGATTTTCAAGGTAGCGATCTTCAAGGTGCTGTATTTGAAAACACGAATTTGCAGCAAGCAAACCTCCAGCTTATTAATGGACAAATGTTGATTTTTAAACATTGTGAACTACGAGGCACCAACTTTAGTGGTAGTAAGTTAGCCTTTGCACAATTTAATCATCTACATTTAACAGACTGTAATTTTCAGAGGACAGACCTGTGGAAAGCTGAACTATCGGAGTGTCAAATTCAAAGTTGTTTCTTCCAAGAAGCGAATATGGCCGAGGCGAACTTATCGGGATCGGAGATAAACGAGTCTCATTTTGCTTTTACTTTGTTAAACGGGGTTAAAGCCTTACGAGCAAAGATACAGCAAAGTAATTTCAAGGGTGCATCTATGGAACAAGCTGTTTTTTCACAAACTGAAATCCAAAATACCATGTTTGATCAAGCCTTTATGGGGCAAGTGAACTTTGAGAAGGCACGTTTGTTTAGAAGCAGTTTTGAACGGGCAGATTTGAAAGGCTCATTACTCAATGGAACCCAAGTTTCGCGTTGCGACTTTAGGCATTCAAAACTTACAGAAGCCAACCTAAGCCATGCAAAGTGGGAACATGTCAAGTTAGATGGCGCGAATATGATTATGACACAGGTTCAAACGGCTGTTTTTGAAGATACAGACCTTAAGGCTGCTCGCTTACACTTTACCCAATTACCTGAAAACGTAACCACACCGCCGAATGCAACAACGCCCCCTATGGTCGTCCTAAGCAAAATAGAATCCGGTGGAAAACGATAA